CTTGAGCCAACTATTAGCTTCTTCAATCGAGGAAGGTTTTTGAAAATGATATAAAGATTCCAGCTGATTTTGTACCGTGTTAAAGGCTCTTTCTACTTTCCCTTTAGATCTAGCTGTCACTCTTCTTCCATCACTACCCGCTGGCATGTGAGTGCGCAATGTTATACCTAATTGTTTGCATACTCTCTGAAATACTAAACTTTTAGCAACTGGGCCATTATCCGTATAAATCATTGCAGGAATACCTTGGAATGGCAAGCTCTTCTCTGATTTGGCTGACATAGCATTAAACAAAAACTTCAGTGACATCAAAACATTCTCTCCTTCACTTAAATGGTATTCCTGATACATCGCGCCACTCCTATCATCTACTACGCTTGCAAGTATTACTTGCTTATCTTTACCGAAATTATCTTTGATATGTTTAAATCTGAAGGGGTAAAATCAAGTTGCCAGCATTCATTACTTTTGGTCGCTTGAAAACGTACTGCTAAAGGCTGACAATTAAAGTTTTTAGAATTTAGCCCAAAACGCTTCAAGTAGCGATTAATGGTAGCCTTTTTTAACAAACCTTTACAAGGGATTACTCTTCTTCCTTCCACATCTACTCCATGATTTTCTAATATCTCTATTGCTCTTGGTGTAGATAATTACTTACCTTTTTTATAGTAGAGCGCATTTTTAAGGCAGCAATCAATTCACAATAATTTAACATTTGCTCCTTACTGATCTTTCTAGGCGTGTTGTAATCAGAACGTCCAATGTTATAAGGATGACGATACTTCTTTATAGCTCTTCGTACCGTAGCAAGCGATACATTAAAAGCCTTTGCTGTGTTTTCAATCAAGCTTCGTCTAGCTGGATGCCTAGGCGATAAATTAGCAAGCTCATAATATAACCCCTCTATCACCTCTGTAGGAATAAGCTTGCGCATCATATTATGCTACCTCTTTAAAATTATTAGGCTTAGCAATGCTCCTTTTCTTCATCCAGTAATGCAAATTTGCTTCCGTACTACCGTAACGCTCAGCTATAAACTTCTGAGTCGCACCATTACTAAGCAAAGCCTCAATCTCTGGACGATAGATATCCAACTTACTTTTACCGATACCCCTAGGTCTTCCTAAGATCATGCCAGCATTCTTACGAGCCTTTAATGCCTCAGCTGTACGGTTAGAAATTAGCTCTCGCTCTATCTCAGCAGCCATAGAAAACGCCATAGCTACAACTTTGCTAGCAATAGTATCATCTAATTGCCAACTGCCCTTAATAGCATAAATAGCTATACCTTTTTGCGTCGCTATGGATAAAATCTCCATGCACTCAAGCATGCTACGTCCCAAACGAGAAAGCTCACTGACTATAATCTTATCCCCTTTTTGTAGCTCATCTAAAATGCCTGCAATTTTCCTCTTTTTCCAACTCACCTTACCAGATGCAACTTCTTCTACAAAATGCACCTTACCCAAATTTTTCTCGTTAGCTAAATGCAAAATAGCTGCTCTATTTTTTTCTAAATTTTGATCAATTGTTGATATTCTCAAATATGCTACTGTTTTTGTCATAATTGTTTATTTTTTAAGCTAAAAATCAAGTATTAAAAGAAAACTTAATTATTAGCTTAATTTTATAACAATACCTATAAAAACAACAATGTTATTTACTGAATTTTTATGACGAAAATAACGTTCCTTTTCTTTTAATTTATTACACTACAGAATCAAACAAGGTGAGCCGGATTAAAATATAGGAACAATTAATGTGAGCGTGTGCCGTAGCGAAGCTATGGGAGAGATGGCAGTAGGTCTGCCGAAGTCGATTACCAGAAATTGCCTTCAAACCACCTTGGGCGGCTGTTATTAAGAGTAATGGTCGTGAGCGCATGAGGAAAGTCAGCATGAGCTGGCGAGGTATGGATTAGAAAGACGAACGTAAGTGAACCTTCGATGACGCATCGTAAGGTTGCTAGTATAACATCAAAACCAAAGGCGGCTCATTCTTTTGGGATAAACCTATCGGCAACTCTGGACGTTGGGTAGGTGGTGTTCGGTGTGGAGAAGGCGTGATTCTAATTTAGGCTCTCTTATGGAACTGCGGGAATTTGTCGTTTTGATGATAAGGGAGAAATCCAAGTAACTAAAATTACAAGGATGAGAGTACCGATGCAAAGCACAAGGGCGGATGAGTTCGTAGTAGTGTTGAAGTCTTTGTAATGAAAATGGAGCGAAGGGACTCAGTTAGATAGTCAATGTTGATAATCAACTGTAACAAGAAGGAATTATTGAGAGATGACAAAACCATTTAATATACCTAAAGATTTGGTATTCAAAGCCTACAAGCATGTGAAGGCTAATGCTGGAGCTGCTGGGCTAGATGAGCAATCAATTTCTGATTTTGAGGTGAAACTAAAAGACAATCTTTACAAATTATGGAACAGGTTGTCTTCGGGAAGTTACTTTCCTCCGCCTGTTAAAGCGGTAGCCATACCAAAGAAGTCGGGAGGCCAAAGAATATTAGGTGTACCAACTGTATCTGATCGAATAGCCCAAATGGTCGTAAAACTCATACTGGAACCAGAGATAGAACCTTGTTTCTTGAATGATTCTTATGGGTATAGGCCTAATAAGTCGGCTTTAGATGCAATCGGAATTACACGCCAAAGGTGCTGGAAGTACGATTGGGTACTAGAGTTTGACATAAAGGGGCTGTTTGATAACATATCTCATGAATTGATGATGAAAGCTGTGAAGCTGCATACGAATGATAAATGGGTAATACTTTACGTTGAAAGATGGCTTAAAGCTCCTATTGTGATGCCAGATGGAACTAGCAATGCTAGAACCAAAGGCACCCCACAAGGTGGAGTAATAAGCCCTATTTTAAGCAATTTGTTTCTTCATTATGTATTTGATATATGGATGAGCAGAAAATATCCTCAATTACCTTGGTGTAGATATGCTGATGATGGCTTGGTACACTGCAATACACTTGCAGAAGCAGAGAAATTGTTGGAAAATTTGCAACAACGCTTTGCAGAATGTGGGTTAGAATTGCATCCAGATAAAACGAGAATTATCTGTTGTAAAGTAAAGAATAAGGAATATTCTAACAAGGTCTTTGACTTTCTAGGATACACATTCAAACCAAGGCTGGTGAATAACTGTAAAGACAATTGTTTATTTATAGGATTTACTCCAGCCATAAGTAAGAAATCTATTCAAGCAATACGACAAGAAATTAAGAGTTATAAGTGGCACTTGCGTAGCGATTTGTCTTTGGAAGGAATCTCTGAAAACTTTAATTCAGTCCTAAGAGGATGGATTAACTATTTTGGGAAATATTCCCCTGAGGCATTAAAACCTATTGCAAGATACTTTAATTCTATTCTAATCAAATGGGCAATGCGAAAGTATCTGAGGCTCAAAGGACATAAAATAAAAGCTATTCAATACATTGAGAAAATAGCTCAAAATGATCCAAAATTGTTTGCACATTGGTATCAAAGCAAAGGATTTGTGGTTATCTAATGGGAGCAGTGTGAGTTGAGAAGCTCATGCACTGTTCTGCGAGGGGCTAGCGGGGAAGTTCTGCTGGCCTACTCACCCCAACTGGATTTATAGAGTCAATCAATTTGGTCCAGTCTTTGCGGATAAAAGCGAGCCGAGCTCATTTAGAAATCAAGCCGCCACATCTAGGTAATTTATGCTAAGTAATACTCAGATTAAACATGTTGGTAAAAACGGCCAAGTTTCTTTAGGCAAGGAATATGCTGAAAAGCAAATACAGATTTCTAAACTCTCAGATGGGACTTTAATAATTAAGCCTGGAAAATTTATTCCTGATAATGAGCTGTGGCTTTATACTCAAAATAATATTGAAAAATTAGATCAAGCTATAAAGTGGGCTGAAAACGCTCCTAGAAAAGAGACTAACCTAACTGAGTTAATAAATTAGGAAAAGATGTCTAGAATACTTTTAGACATGAATTATCCAGCTTTTCAACAGTCGCTTTTCGGATTGGAGAAAGTTGAGCAGAGAGCTATATTAAATACTCTTAAAAAAAATCTCGCAATTAAGCTGGGAAGCCTTATACATCGATAAAGGGATCAAATGGGAGCTGATTGCTTCTAAAAGTACTTCTAAAGGTAATAATTTGTATTCTTTTAGATTTTCAAAAAAAATATAGAGGCACTGCATATAGAGATGGTGAATATTTAGTCATACTGAATCTCTTTGTGGATCATGACGGTGCTTACAAGTAAATAATCTTTTTTTGGTATTGTTAACTTAGAATAAACTTTAAGGGTATTTTTATGCATTGTCTTAAATGTAGCTATTCTAAGTCAACCAAAGCTGTTTTTACAAGGAATCTACAGCGTTACAAGTGCTCTTGATATTGGGATAAAACAAACCATTATAAATGAGCTACAAGCTATCTATAAAGATCAAAACCTTTATTCTTACGAACTTGGTCAAATAAGAAATTTAAGGTTTGTACATGCTTGTACATTAGAGTACACCGATGTAAAAAGTGCTTGTTAGAATCTATTGATGATTGCCTAATCTATTGTATTTCCTGCTTGATATACAAAAATCAGGGTCCAGCGGTGCAAAAGTCTAAAGTGGCGGCTCGTCGTACGTTCCGTAACACTCCGCCTAATATCACCCAGCTCTGTCCAGGATAAAATTCTCTTCATCTCACGACACCCCCTGTACTTTTGCACCGCTGGACCCCTTTATATAACATTTTACCCTAATAGATTTAAACTTGCCTCCTGATCAATGTTATCTGCATCGCTTGTTGCAAGTATCTCTTCATTTAAAAGCTTAGATTCTGCTCTATCAGATTCACCTGAGGATTTTTGACGTTTAGCAGGTTGAATATTTTCAATATCACTTTCGGAATCTACTATAATAGCTGCTCCACCCCCTGGTTCGGTACCTCGAGAGCGTTTAGAAAAATTACGGCCTATCTGAATTAAATCTGCAATATTAATTTCTTCAATTAATTCTTCACCGGTTAAATTTTTAAAAGCTTTGTTTATTGAGAAAACAAGTGATTTATCCAATAGAGTTACATTATCTTTTTCTTCTAAGTTCTTACATGATCTTTTAAACTTAAGTAAGTTATCTTTTAATGTCTTTTGTATCACTTCTGGAATAGCTTCATAAATTATTAAAGAAATATATTCTATTGTCTTTTTAACTTCTGAATTTTGTAAGTCCATCAAAACGTTTAAAATATTCAGAAGGCCTAAAACTTTTTCTAAAAGCTGGCATTCTCTTGCATTAGAAATATTTTCAGGATTAATGGTATATTCTAAGCATTGAAGTAATTGGGGGTTTGTAAGATCTATCTTAGCATTATA
Above is a genomic segment from Candidatus Phycorickettsia trachydisci containing:
- a CDS encoding recombinase family protein, encoding MTKTVAYLRISTIDQNLEKNRAAILHLANEKNLGKVHFVEEVASGKVSWKKRKIAGILDELQKGDKIIVSELSRLGRSMLECMEILSIATQKGIAIYAIKGSWQLDDTIASKVVAMAFSMAAEIERELISNRTAEALKARKNAGMILGRPRGIGKSKLDIYRPEIEALLSNGATQKFIAERYGSTEANLHYWMKKRSIAKPNNFKEVA
- the ltrA gene encoding group II intron reverse transcriptase/maturase; the encoded protein is MTKPFNIPKDLVFKAYKHVKANAGAAGLDEQSISDFEVKLKDNLYKLWNRLSSGSYFPPPVKAVAIPKKSGGQRILGVPTVSDRIAQMVVKLILEPEIEPCFLNDSYGYRPNKSALDAIGITRQRCWKYDWVLEFDIKGLFDNISHELMMKAVKLHTNDKWVILYVERWLKAPIVMPDGTSNARTKGTPQGGVISPILSNLFLHYVFDIWMSRKYPQLPWCRYADDGLVHCNTLAEAEKLLENLQQRFAECGLELHPDKTRIICCKVKNKEYSNKVFDFLGYTFKPRLVNNCKDNCLFIGFTPAISKKSIQAIRQEIKSYKWHLRSDLSLEGISENFNSVLRGWINYFGKYSPEALKPIARYFNSILIKWAMRKYLRLKGHKIKAIQYIEKIAQNDPKLFAHWYQSKGFVVI